The following DNA comes from Pedobacter cryoconitis.
ACCAGTTGCTTCTATAGCTGCATGTCCCATTAGCGCTTCATCAAAAGTAAACTCATGATCAAAGCTGATTGCAATTTGTTCTAATACGGCTTTCCCCCATTGGGTTACTTCTGGTCCAATGCCATCTCCTGGTATAACTAATATGTTTTTCTTCATTTTAATATGGGTTCTAATATTCTTCCGACGGATTTTACTTCGCCGTTTTCCAATAAAATTCTTTTCTCTATACAAGCAGGTAACTGTGTTTCAAAGTGGCCAACATAAATTAATGTGGTTCCGTTTTTACATAATTCGTCTACGAGCTTGTTAAAATACTGTGTTTGTTGCTGATCTAAGCCCTGACATGGTTCATCCAGGATGAGCAGTTCGGGGTTCTTTATAATGGTACGGGCTAAAAATGCCAGTCTTTGTTTCCCTAAAGGAAGCTGATTGAGAAGGATATCCTGGCATTCGGTAAGTCCGAAGTAATCAATTAATTCTGCCGCCTGTGTCTTTTTTGTATAATCAGGTTCACGGAATAAGCCTGAACTATCAAAGAATCCCGAAATGATACTTTGTTTGACAGTTGCCAGAGGATCAAAATACCAGTGCAGTTCTGGTGAGATCAAGCCAATACGTTTTTTAATATCCCAGATACTTTCACCACTGCCTCTTTTATGACCGAACAGGTAAAGATTGTTCGCATAAGCCTGAGGATGGTCACCTGTGATTAAACTTAAAAGCGTTGATTTACCAGATCCATTAGGGCCTTGCAGCAACCATTTTTCTCCTGCTTTAACTTCCCAGTTGATGTTTTTTAAGACTTGCTTTTCGCCGTAGCTGATATTGACATCGATCATTTTGATCACACTGTCAGCAGAGGAGACCGGAGCTTCTTTTAAAAAATCAGGGATTGGTTTGCTTTCTTCCTCTTCATCAAATTCCAGCGTATGTTCACCGGCAGAGATTTCAATCAGCTGACCTCCGCTTAATGCAGCAAAACGATGAACGCATGGAGGTAATTCTTTATCATTACTGATTAAGATCAAAGTTGTACCTGCTGCGGTTATCTCTTCAAACAGCACGTTTAAATTGCGACGGGAAAGTTTATCTAATCCGTTATAAGGCTGATCTATGATTAATAATTGAGGTTTAAGCCATAAAGCACTAACCAATTGCAATTTTTTATGTTCACCGCTTGATAACTGAATCAGTGTCGATCCTATCAAATCTGAAAAACCTAAAGCGGTTAAAAGTTTCTCCACTTCGCTGAACTGAAGCTGATGTTTTTTGCCATAGCTCTCCAGTTCTGCGCGTACAGTTGCAGTAGTTTCGGTCGACTGTTTATTGTAACGCTGCTGATAATAGAAGTTAGACTGGCCTTCCAGGTCTTTAAACTGATACCAGTTCGCTACATAATGAACCACAGGGGCTAAATTGCTTTTTATATCAAAATTAATTTCAATATCGCCCTGAAATTTGACCAGACCAGCAATCGCTTTAGCCAGTGATGTTTTTCCGCTGCCGCTAATCCCACGTAACAACCAGTTTTCATGGCGGTTTATTGTCCAGTTCAGTTCCTGAAGTACCGGTTTGTGATGGTACTTCAAGCTCAGATTTGTGATATGTACGATGGGTTGCGTCATTATTTTGCTTGTTCGAATGCTGCGATCAGATGTTTTTGGTTTAAGATAAAATCGATGTCATCGTAGCCATTGATCAGACATGATTTTTTATAGGCATTGATTTCGAAATCGGCTTTTTCTCCGCTATCTACAATAGTTACGGTCTGTTTTTCCAGATCGACATCCAGCTGTGCTTTGTGATTTTTACCAACCGCAGTATAAATTGCAGATAAGAAATCTTCACTGACCTGGATAGGTAAAAGGCCGTTGTTCAAAGCATTTCCTTTGAAGATATCAGCAAAAAAACTGCTGATCACTACGTCAAAACCTGCATCCTGAATAGCCCATGCCGCGTGTTCACGGCTACTGCCACAACCAAAGTTCTTGCCTGCGACTAAAATCTGGCCGCTATAAGCAGGATCATTCAGTACAAAATCAGGTTTTAAAGTATGATCTCCATTGTAACGCCAGTCGCGGAACAGGTTCTCACCGAAACCTTCACGGGTTGTCGCTTTCAGGAACCTGGCCGGAATGATCTGGTCAGTATCAATGTTTTCTATATTTAAAGGCACAATTGCCGATGTTAGTTTCTCGAATTTTTTCATCATGTGTTTTTCTAAGCCTTGGTCAACATTTCTCTTACATCTGTAATTTTTCCTGTAACTGCCGCTGCTGCTGCTGTTAGTGGACTTACCAGTAAAGTTCTTGCGTCAGGACCCTGGCGACCTTCAAAATTCCTGTTTGAAGTAGAAACACAGTATTTTCCAGCAGGTATCTTATCTTCATTCATTCCTAAACATGCACTGCATCCTGGTTCACGAAGCTGAAAGCCTGCTTGCTCAAATATCCGGTCAAGACCTTCATTTTTGGCTTGTTGTTCTACTTGTTTTGAACCTGGAACAATCCATACCGTTACGTTTTCTGCTTTTTGTTTCCCTTTTACGAATTCTGCAACTTCACGCAGATCTTCGATACGGGAATTGGTACAGCTTCCAATAAATACATAGTCAACAGGTTTTCCGATTAAAGAAGAGTCATCCTCAAATCCCATATAATCCAATGCCTTTTGATAAGACAATTGTTCTTTATCAGGTTGTGAGTTTGTAGATGGAATATTTTCCTGAATGCCCATACCCATACCCGGATTTGTTCCGTAAGTAATCATTGGGGCAATGTCTTCAGCTTTGAACGTTAATACGCTATCAAATTCAGCATCTGCATCACTGTACAAAGTTTTCCAGTAGGCAAGGGATTTATCCCATTCTGCACCAGCCGGGGCAAATTCTCTGCCTTTGATATAATCAAAAGTAATTTGGTCAGGTGCAATTAATCCACCTCTGGCACCCATTTCTATACTCATATTACAGATCGTCATCCGGGCTTCCATACTTAAAGCCTCAATTGCCGAACCTGCATATTCTATAAAATAACCAGTACCGCCTGCGGCTGATATTTTAGAGATAATGTATAAAATAATGTCTTTAGCAGACACGCCTTTTCCTAAAGTACCGTTAACCTCTATTTTCATAGTTTTCGGTTTTTGCTGCAATAAACATTGTGTCGCAAAAACCTGTTCTACCTGTGAAGTACCTATACCGAATGCAATTGCACCAAAAGCGCCGTGTGTAGAAGTATGGCTATCCCCACAAACCATAGTTTTTCCTGGAAGTGTAATTCCCAGTTCAGGGCCGATTACGTGAACGATTCCTTGAAATGGATGTCCCAGGCCATACAGTTCGATACCGAATTCTGCACAGTTTTTGGTCAGCATATCAACCTGATAACGTGATAGTTCTTCTTTAATCGGCAGCAACTGATCGATAGTGGGTACATTATGGTCGGCAGTAGCCACAGTTTGCTGCGGACGGAAAACGGGTAAGCCTCTTTTGCGCAAGCCATCAAAAGCTTGCGGCGAGGTTACTTCATGGATTAAGTGCGTATCAATATATAGAATATCAGGAAATCCTGTTTCGCTTTTTACAACGTGTGCATCCCATATTTTTTCTACTAATGTTTTTGACATCTTATGCTTGTTTTATAAACCTCCCAGGTTACTGACCTGAGAGGTCTTCTATTATTCTTATGCTGTTTTAATTGATTTCATTGCGGTCATTGCTTTTCTCAGTTCTGCACCGATAGTTTCAACCTCATGTGAGCGGATAACTTCGTTCACTGCAATCAGTGCTCTATTATCTACTGAACCGTCTTTGCCTTCGTTAAAGTTTTTACCAATCAGATCAGTATCTACATTTTTCATGAAATCTGCCAGCAAAGGTTTACAAGCATGGTCAAATAAATAGCAACCATATTCTGCGGTATCAGAGATTACTCTGTTCATTTCAAATAATTTTTTACGTGCAATGGTATTGGCAATCAGTGGAGTTTCGTGTAAAGACTCATAGTAAGCAGACTCAGGCTTAATTCCTGCTTCTACCATAGTTTCAAAGGCTAATTCAACACCTGCTCTGATAAAGGCAACCATTAGTAAAGCGTTGTCAAAATATTCCTGTTCTCCGATTTTAACATCACCGGCTGGTGTTTTTTCAAAAGCTGTTTCGCCAGTAGCTGCACGCCATGCCAATAAGTTTTTATCTCCTGCTGCCCAGTCTTCCATCATGGTACGGCTAAATTCACCACTCATGATATCATCCTGATGCTTTTGGAACAACGGACGCATAATTGTTTTCAATTCTTCTGAGATTTCAAAAGCTTTGATTTTTGCTACGTTACTTAATCTGTCCATCATGGCAGTGATTCCACCTTGTTTCAAGGCTTCAGTAATCACTTCAACACCGTACTGAACAAGTTTAGAAGCATAACCTGCATCTATTCCCTTCTCAACCATTTTGTCGAAAGAAAGGATAGACCCTGTTTGCAATAATCCGCAAAGGATAGTTTGCTCACCCATTAAATCTGATTTCACTTCGGCTACGAAAGATGATTTTAATACACCAGCTCTGTGCCCGCCTGTTCCAACGCAGTATGCTTTGGCTTGTACCAGACCTTTTCCTTCAGGATCATTTTCAGGGTGTACAGCGATCAGGGTTGGTACACCGAAACCTCTTACATATTCTGCTCTTACTTCACTTCCAGGGCATTTAGGAGCTACCATGATTACCGTAATATCTTTACGGATCTGCATGCCTTCTTCTACGATGTTAAAACCATGTGAGTATAATAAAGTAGCGCCTTTTTTCATTAATGGCATAATTGCAGTAACTACCGCAGTATGTTGTTTATCAGGGGTCAGGTTGATGACAACATCAGCTTCAGGAATTAATTCTTCGTAAGTGCCTACAGTGAAATTGTTCTCTGTAGCATTTTTCCAGGAATCTCTTTTGCCTTCAATAGCTTCTTTACGCAAAGTATAAGAAACATTTAAACCACTATCTCTTAAGTTTAAACCCTGGTTTAGTCCTTGTGCGCCACAGCCTACAATAACTAGTTTTTTTCCTTTTAATGCGTTTACATCATCCAGGAATTCTGAACTGTCCATGAAATCGCAAACACCTAATTGGTTTAATTTTTCTCTAAGAGGAAGTGTGTTAAAATAATTTGACATCGTTTATTGTTTTTTGATTTTTAAGGTTCTTTTAATTGTTTATTGGTTAATTTTTCAGGTCCACAATGGATTACATTGTAAATACGTTCTTTTCTTTGTCGAGGAATTCGTTTTCTATGACATCCTGACCTGGATCAAGACGTTCAAATTCTCTCAGTTTGCTGTTAAATCCTTCGCTGTCTTTGATAATTGCAACACGCGCACTGCGGACAAATTCAATCAGTCCGTAAGGTTGTAATACTTCGATCAGTTTATCTGTTTCGGTACGGTGACCTGTAGTTTCAAATACCGTGTAATCTTTACGGATCACAACAGCTCTGGCGCCATTTTCACGAAGTAAGCGTTCAACCACTACTTTCTCTACAATGGTATCAGTAGGTACTTTGTACAGGGCTAATTCCTGCCAGATGATATCCTCATTTGTATTAAAGTATACTTTGAGAACTTCTACCTGTTTTTCAATCTGTCTGGCCAGTTTACGAACTACTTCTTCAGTTTCAGTAATTAAAATATTGAAACGGTGGATGTGTTCAATTTCAGAAGGGGAAACATTCAAACTTTCAATATTGATCTTCCGTCTTGAAAATATAATCGCAATACGGTTAAGTATACCGATCTGATTTTCAGTATATACCGTAATGGTAAATTCTTGCTTAGCATTCGCTAACTCTATATCCTGAGAATTGCTCATAATCGTTAATTATTTAAGTCTGATTTCACTTACACTACAGCCCTGAGGAACCATAGGGAATACATTATGTTCTTTACTTACCATCACTTCTAAAAGGAATGATCCCGGATGCTGTAGCATTTGTTCTAATGAACCAACCAGATCAGCACGTTCAGTAACTTTTTTGCCGGCGATATAATACGATTCAGCAAGTTTGACGAAATCAGGACTGGTAATGTCTACGAATGAGTAACGTTTCTCATTAAATAATTGCTGCCATTGGCGGACCATACCCAGGAACTGGTTATTCAGGATCAGAATTTTAACATCTACACCGAATTGCATAATCGTGCCTAATTCCTGTAATGTCATCTGGAATCCTCCGTCGCCAATTACCGCAACAACGGTACGGTTTGGCGCACCAAATTTAGCCCCTATAGCTGCTGGTAAACCAAAACCCATAGTTCCCAATCCACCACTGGTTACTGTAAGGCGGGTTGCATTCAGTTTCCCGTATCTGCAAGCTACCATCTGGTGCTGGCCTACATCACTTACAATGACTGCTTCGCCTTTGGTCAGTATGTTCAATTGATGAATAACTTCACCCATAGTTAACTCTCCGCTCTGCGGGTTTAATTCCGGCTGGATCAGTTCTTCTTTTTCAATTTTCTCATAAGCTTTGAATTCTGCTAACCAGCCTGCATGTGTTTTTTCAGTAATCAGCTTCGTTAATAAAGGAAGCGTCTCTTTACAATCTCCCCAAACAGGTACATCTGCTTTTACGTTTTTATCAATTTCTGCCGGGTCAATATCTAAATGGACAACTTTTGCCTGTTTTGCGTATTTATCCAGACGGCCTGTTACACGGTCATCAAAACGCATTCCGATGGCAATCAGTACATCACATGAATTGGTTTGTACGTTAGGGCCATAGTTACCGTGCATGCCCAGCATGCCTACATTCAATGGGTGATCTGTAGGAATTGCACCTGCACCTAAAATAGTCCAGGCAGCAGGGATTCCACTTTTTTCTACAAAAGCTTTGAATTCTTCTTCTGCATTACCTAGTGATACGCCTTGTCCAAAAAGGATAAATGGCTTTTTTGCACTATTGATTAAAGCGGCCGCCTGCTCAATATATTCATTTCTGATAATTGGTTTCGGGCGATAGCTTCTGATATGATTACAAGGAACATAACCTTCGTAATCAAATAATTGCATCTGTGCATTTTTGGTGATATCAATTAATACCGGCCCTGGTCTTCCGCTTCTGGCAATGTAAAATGCTTTGGCCAGTGCAGCAGGAATTTCACTGGCATCTGTTACCTGGTAGTTCCATTTAGTAACTGGTGTCGTGATATTGATTACATCAGTTTCCTGAAAGGCATCAGTTCCTAAAAGGTGCGCAAATACCTGCCCTGTAATACAAACTAAAGGTGTACTGTCTATTTGTGCATCAGCTAATCCGGTAACCAGGTTGGTTGCACCGGGGCCGCTGGTAGCGAAGACAACGCCGACTTTACCCGAAGTACGGGCAAAACCCTGAGCGGCGTGTGTAGCACCTTGCTCATGTCTTACTAATATGTGGTTTAACTTTTCTTTATAATCATAAATTGCGTCATAGATAGGCATGATCGCTCCGCCGGGATAACCGAAAATAGTCTCGGTTCCTTCAGCAATTAATCCTTCGAGTAAGGCTACCGAGCCTGTTACCTGCGTGGTCTTTTTGGGTTCTGCCAGCTTGGTCGTTACCTCTTGTGTAGTGTCCATTTTGTTCGCGTTTAAATTGGGGCTTAGGTTAATTAATCAGTGTAAGCATCAGTAACACAGCCTTCGCTCGCATTACTTACTTGTTTCAGGTATTTATAAAGGACGCCGCTTTTGACGGGTGGTGGTAACTGTTTCCACTCGGATCTTCTTTGTGCAAGTTCCTCGTCAGATATGTTTAATTGCAGGGTATTGTTGACTGCATCTATAGTGATAATATCGTTATCTCTAACCAATCCGATGTTTCCCCCATCCCAGGCTTCTGGTGTAATATGACCAACTACAAAACCATGCGTACCTCCTGAAAAACGTCCGTCTGTAATTAATGCCACTGATTTACCTAAACCTGCACCAATAATTGCAGAAGTTGGTTTGAGCATTTCCGGCATTCCCGGTGCTCCTTTTGGACCAACATTGGTAATGACAACTACGTCACCGCGTTGTACTTTGCCACTTTGAATTCCTGCGATCAGTTTTTGCTCTCCTTCAAATACGCGGGCAGGGCCTTCAAATTTTTCTCCTTCTTTACCGCTTATTTTTGCTACTGCACCTTTCTCAGCCAGGTTTCCATAAAGCATTTGTAAGTGACCGGTAGCTTTTAACGGGCTGGTTACCGGGAAAATGATTTTCTGCTTATCGAAATCAAGATCTGCTGCTTCAGCTACGTTTTCTGCTATGGTTTTACCAGTAACAGTGATGCAATCTCCGTGGATCAGGCCAACTTTTAACAGGTATTTTAATACTGCTGGTATGCCACCTATTTCATGGACATCTTCCATTAAATACTGACCACTTGGTTTTAGGTCGGCTAAAACAGGTGTGTTGTCACTGATATGCTGGAAGTCTTCTAATTTTAAGCTTAAGCCTACAGATTTTGCCATAGCGATTAAATGCAATACAGCATTTGTCGATCCGCCTAACACCATTACCGTTACAATTGCATTGTGAAATGCTTTGTCAGTCATTATATCTGAAGGAAGAATGTTGCGCTCTAACAGGACCCTGATTGCTTTTCCTGCGCGGAAACATTCGTCTTTCTTCTCATCACTTAGTGCCGGATAAGATGAACTGTATGGCAAACTCATTCCTAAGGCTTCAATTGCTGAGGCCATAGTATTTGCGGTATACATACCGCCACAAGCTCCCGCACCTGGACAGGTATGACGGATGATACCCTGATAATCTTCTTCTGATAAATTACCTGCTAATTTTTCTCCCAATGCTTCGAAAGCAGAGACTATATTTAATGATTTTCCTTTGTATTTTCCTGAGTGGATACTACCTCCATAAACCATAATCGAAGGTCTGTTCAAGCGTCCCATTGCCATGATCGAACCTGGCATATTTTTATCGCAGCCCGGAATAGTAATCAGGCCGTCGTAGTATTGTCCGCCACAAATTGTTTCAATGGAGTCTGCGATTACATCTCTGGAAACCAGTGAATAACGCATGCCATCTGTACCGTTTGACATGCCATCACTGACACCAATTGTACCGAAGGTTAAACCGACCATATCATTTTTCCACACGCCGTCTTTAACGATTTTAGCCAAATCGTTTAAGTGCATATTACAGGTGTTCCCATCATATCCCATGCTGGCAATACCCACCTGTGCTTTTTGCATATCTTCTGTGGTCAAACCAATACCATACAACATTGCTTGTGCGCCTGGTTGGGTAGGATCTTGTGTGAAAACTTTGCTGTAGCGGTTCAATTCTGGTGATTCTTGTGACATCTTATCTTTTTATAGGTTTATATGATTACTTCGTAGTTTTGTTTCTCTAATACTAATGCTTTATAAGTGCGCTGTATGGTTGCACCTAAGGTTTCTGTCCATATTGCAGGGAAAACTGCTTCATCTACAGAGGCAATACCGATAACTTCTGCTGCTGTTCCACAGAAGAAAGCACTGTCTGCATTTTTCAGGTCATCCACTGATAAGTGTTTTTCAATACATTCTATATCAAGTGTTTTACATAGCCTGATCACAGTTGCCCTGGTAATTCCTGCAAGGATATTTCCCAGTGGCGGAGTATATAGTTTGCCGTTTTTCTCGATGAAAATATTAGCTCCTGGTGCCTCAGCAATATTGTTATTCATATCCAGTAAAATAGCCTCATCAAAGCCTTTGCTTTTTGCTTCGGTAGTGGCCAATATTGAATTTATATAGTGTCCGCTGGCTTTAGCTTCTACGTGTGTAGATTTAGGATTTGGTCTTTGGTAGCTGGAAATACAAACCTTTTGCAATTGTGTTCCAAGGTATGCTCCCCATTCCCAGGCACAGATCATGATAGAAACTTCTGTTGCCGGTGATAAGGTCATGTTAGGTGCGCAATACACTAAAGGACGGATATAAGCGTCTTTTAATTTATTCTTTTCCAGTAGTTTGTAAGTCTGTTTAATCAGGTCGTTAATGTCAAACGGAAATGGAATATGCATCAGTTCCGCAGAACGCTTCAAACGTTCATAATGCTCTTTAGCTTTAAATATTCTGGTTCCATTGTGTGTATTGTACGCACGGATCCCTTCAAATACTGCATAGCCATAATGTAAAGATTGACTATACAAGCTTGTCTTGGCTTCCGGGGCTTTGATGAACTTCCCGTTTAGGTAAAGTACTGTGGCTGAATCGTAGTATTGCATTTTTTCTTGGTTTCGGTCGTTTGGTTTTACTCTTACTAAAAAAGCGCCTCTGTTGGGAGGCGCTTTCGGATATTTTTTTAGGTTAAATATTCATTTACAGCGCCTTACTCTCCTGAAGAATCAGCAGAATAATCAGGTTAATAATGACATTAATTTGCGCTTTGAATAAACCTTGCATTTTCTTGTATTTTATGTTTGCTTTATATAATTACAATTTAGTTTTTGCTTTACATACTGTCAATAGAAGAATGAAAATAAATGAAAAAAAATATAATGTATAAAATAGATTTTAATTCAATATAATATTTGGCTTAAAATAGGATTAACCTTTCTAAAACTGGTGTCTACTATACCAAATATGATATCGGTATTCGGTATAGGTTTTATGCTTGCATTATAATTTTGGAGAAATTCTGCTTAAAATGGGTAGGTGATTGAAAAATTTTAAAAAAAATGGATAAGAATTGAGGAGAAAAAATTAAATCTGAAACGATGTTTCTTGTTGGCAGAAAATCTCTGGAAAAAGAAATTTGTTTATGAATAGGTGTTTAATTAAAAAAAAAATAATTAATCAAGAATAAAAACATATCTTGGTTTGTAATTAAATATACTTGGTAATTAATAAATGAAGGAATTCGCTCTCAATCGAAGTTATGCTATGGTTTACGATCTGGAGACTCTTCCTGATCAACCATCTACTATGCAATGCGTAAGCATTGCGGAACAATATTCGGGAAACCGCCGTTTAAATATGTTTTAATGACCTGATAACATAAGGTATTATAGCATTCCAATAAAAAATTCAAATCTTAATATTTATTAAACATAATGAGAAAATATTTATGTCTGCTCTTAATAGGGCTTTTCTTTGTTGGTCAGGCTATTGCACAAACTTCTGGTGCAATAAAATATAATTCCCCTATTGGCCCGTCCCCAAACGCAGCATCGTTAGGTAAATATGGGGATATCTCCGTTTCTACTTATACAGGAGTACCAGATATAAAAATACCATTTTATGAAATAAAAGTGGGTACGAATACATTACCAATTGGGTTATCCTACCATGCAGGAGGTTTCAAAGTTAGTGATGAATCATCCTGGGTTGGTTTAGGCTGGTCACTGAATGCGGGTGGTGTTATTACCAGATCAAAAACGGCATATGATGATTTATCCGGTAAAGGGTATTTTAGAAGAGATATCAGTACTGATTTGGATGGTAATGATAAACAGCCAGACATGTTTTATTTTAATTTTGGTGGTTTTACCGGTAAGTTTATTATTGATCATTCTTCCGATCCTGGAAAATCCTATGTAATCCGCGTTTTATCTACTTATGATGACAGTAACCTGAAGATAGAATTGGTTAATGAAAAATCCTGGTTAATTACAGATAAATTTGGAAATAAGTATGAGTTTAATACAACAGAAATGCAGACTGACGGAGCAGTTGGTGCAGGAGTTAGCATTGATCCGGTGAGTAATAATTTATATGCTTCTTCTTGGTTTCTAGATAAAATTACATATACAAA
Coding sequences within:
- a CDS encoding ATP-binding cassette domain-containing protein produces the protein MTQPIVHITNLSLKYHHKPVLQELNWTINRHENWLLRGISGSGKTSLAKAIAGLVKFQGDIEINFDIKSNLAPVVHYVANWYQFKDLEGQSNFYYQQRYNKQSTETTATVRAELESYGKKHQLQFSEVEKLLTALGFSDLIGSTLIQLSSGEHKKLQLVSALWLKPQLLIIDQPYNGLDKLSRRNLNVLFEEITAAGTTLILISNDKELPPCVHRFAALSGGQLIEISAGEHTLEFDEEEESKPIPDFLKEAPVSSADSVIKMIDVNISYGEKQVLKNINWEVKAGEKWLLQGPNGSGKSTLLSLITGDHPQAYANNLYLFGHKRGSGESIWDIKKRIGLISPELHWYFDPLATVKQSIISGFFDSSGLFREPDYTKKTQAAELIDYFGLTECQDILLNQLPLGKQRLAFLARTIIKNPELLILDEPCQGLDQQQTQYFNKLVDELCKNGTTLIYVGHFETQLPACIEKRILLENGEVKSVGRILEPILK
- the leuD gene encoding 3-isopropylmalate dehydratase small subunit, whose protein sequence is MKKFEKLTSAIVPLNIENIDTDQIIPARFLKATTREGFGENLFRDWRYNGDHTLKPDFVLNDPAYSGQILVAGKNFGCGSSREHAAWAIQDAGFDVVISSFFADIFKGNALNNGLLPIQVSEDFLSAIYTAVGKNHKAQLDVDLEKQTVTIVDSGEKADFEINAYKKSCLINGYDDIDFILNQKHLIAAFEQAK
- the leuC gene encoding 3-isopropylmalate dehydratase large subunit, giving the protein MSKTLVEKIWDAHVVKSETGFPDILYIDTHLIHEVTSPQAFDGLRKRGLPVFRPQQTVATADHNVPTIDQLLPIKEELSRYQVDMLTKNCAEFGIELYGLGHPFQGIVHVIGPELGITLPGKTMVCGDSHTSTHGAFGAIAFGIGTSQVEQVFATQCLLQQKPKTMKIEVNGTLGKGVSAKDIILYIISKISAAGGTGYFIEYAGSAIEALSMEARMTICNMSIEMGARGGLIAPDQITFDYIKGREFAPAGAEWDKSLAYWKTLYSDADAEFDSVLTFKAEDIAPMITYGTNPGMGMGIQENIPSTNSQPDKEQLSYQKALDYMGFEDDSSLIGKPVDYVFIGSCTNSRIEDLREVAEFVKGKQKAENVTVWIVPGSKQVEQQAKNEGLDRIFEQAGFQLREPGCSACLGMNEDKIPAGKYCVSTSNRNFEGRQGPDARTLLVSPLTAAAAAVTGKITDVREMLTKA
- the ilvC gene encoding ketol-acid reductoisomerase, which gives rise to MSNYFNTLPLREKLNQLGVCDFMDSSEFLDDVNALKGKKLVIVGCGAQGLNQGLNLRDSGLNVSYTLRKEAIEGKRDSWKNATENNFTVGTYEELIPEADVVINLTPDKQHTAVVTAIMPLMKKGATLLYSHGFNIVEEGMQIRKDITVIMVAPKCPGSEVRAEYVRGFGVPTLIAVHPENDPEGKGLVQAKAYCVGTGGHRAGVLKSSFVAEVKSDLMGEQTILCGLLQTGSILSFDKMVEKGIDAGYASKLVQYGVEVITEALKQGGITAMMDRLSNVAKIKAFEISEELKTIMRPLFQKHQDDIMSGEFSRTMMEDWAAGDKNLLAWRAATGETAFEKTPAGDVKIGEQEYFDNALLMVAFIRAGVELAFETMVEAGIKPESAYYESLHETPLIANTIARKKLFEMNRVISDTAEYGCYLFDHACKPLLADFMKNVDTDLIGKNFNEGKDGSVDNRALIAVNEVIRSHEVETIGAELRKAMTAMKSIKTA
- the ilvN gene encoding acetolactate synthase small subunit, whose protein sequence is MSNSQDIELANAKQEFTITVYTENQIGILNRIAIIFSRRKINIESLNVSPSEIEHIHRFNILITETEEVVRKLARQIEKQVEVLKVYFNTNEDIIWQELALYKVPTDTIVEKVVVERLLRENGARAVVIRKDYTVFETTGHRTETDKLIEVLQPYGLIEFVRSARVAIIKDSEGFNSKLREFERLDPGQDVIENEFLDKEKNVFTM
- the ilvB gene encoding biosynthetic-type acetolactate synthase large subunit: MDTTQEVTTKLAEPKKTTQVTGSVALLEGLIAEGTETIFGYPGGAIMPIYDAIYDYKEKLNHILVRHEQGATHAAQGFARTSGKVGVVFATSGPGATNLVTGLADAQIDSTPLVCITGQVFAHLLGTDAFQETDVINITTPVTKWNYQVTDASEIPAALAKAFYIARSGRPGPVLIDITKNAQMQLFDYEGYVPCNHIRSYRPKPIIRNEYIEQAAALINSAKKPFILFGQGVSLGNAEEEFKAFVEKSGIPAAWTILGAGAIPTDHPLNVGMLGMHGNYGPNVQTNSCDVLIAIGMRFDDRVTGRLDKYAKQAKVVHLDIDPAEIDKNVKADVPVWGDCKETLPLLTKLITEKTHAGWLAEFKAYEKIEKEELIQPELNPQSGELTMGEVIHQLNILTKGEAVIVSDVGQHQMVACRYGKLNATRLTVTSGGLGTMGFGLPAAIGAKFGAPNRTVVAVIGDGGFQMTLQELGTIMQFGVDVKILILNNQFLGMVRQWQQLFNEKRYSFVDITSPDFVKLAESYYIAGKKVTERADLVGSLEQMLQHPGSFLLEVMVSKEHNVFPMVPQGCSVSEIRLK
- the ilvD gene encoding dihydroxy-acid dehydratase, with translation MSQESPELNRYSKVFTQDPTQPGAQAMLYGIGLTTEDMQKAQVGIASMGYDGNTCNMHLNDLAKIVKDGVWKNDMVGLTFGTIGVSDGMSNGTDGMRYSLVSRDVIADSIETICGGQYYDGLITIPGCDKNMPGSIMAMGRLNRPSIMVYGGSIHSGKYKGKSLNIVSAFEALGEKLAGNLSEEDYQGIIRHTCPGAGACGGMYTANTMASAIEALGMSLPYSSSYPALSDEKKDECFRAGKAIRVLLERNILPSDIMTDKAFHNAIVTVMVLGGSTNAVLHLIAMAKSVGLSLKLEDFQHISDNTPVLADLKPSGQYLMEDVHEIGGIPAVLKYLLKVGLIHGDCITVTGKTIAENVAEAADLDFDKQKIIFPVTSPLKATGHLQMLYGNLAEKGAVAKISGKEGEKFEGPARVFEGEQKLIAGIQSGKVQRGDVVVITNVGPKGAPGMPEMLKPTSAIIGAGLGKSVALITDGRFSGGTHGFVVGHITPEAWDGGNIGLVRDNDIITIDAVNNTLQLNISDEELAQRRSEWKQLPPPVKSGVLYKYLKQVSNASEGCVTDAYTD
- a CDS encoding branched-chain amino acid transaminase; amino-acid sequence: MQYYDSATVLYLNGKFIKAPEAKTSLYSQSLHYGYAVFEGIRAYNTHNGTRIFKAKEHYERLKRSAELMHIPFPFDINDLIKQTYKLLEKNKLKDAYIRPLVYCAPNMTLSPATEVSIMICAWEWGAYLGTQLQKVCISSYQRPNPKSTHVEAKASGHYINSILATTEAKSKGFDEAILLDMNNNIAEAPGANIFIEKNGKLYTPPLGNILAGITRATVIRLCKTLDIECIEKHLSVDDLKNADSAFFCGTAAEVIGIASVDEAVFPAIWTETLGATIQRTYKALVLEKQNYEVII